The following coding sequences are from one Ancylobacter sp. TS-1 window:
- a CDS encoding sarcosine oxidase subunit gamma, whose product MSDPLNGLAFDRVPPAGAYGIAGEPGILVSTTEEPFIALAVARNGFGASVAERLGRAFGGPGADRPHAGFGSGSTVVGTGPGRFFVLSRSEADIAGTLRAVLGSEAAVTEQGDAFVLFELSGARVPDLLAKGAPVDLDPRVFQVGDAATTLIAHIGATLWRSGAASWRVLVARSYEASFTRFLIGAGAEYGLRLEGRG is encoded by the coding sequence ATGAGTGACCCCCTCAACGGCCTCGCCTTCGACCGCGTACCGCCGGCTGGCGCCTATGGCATCGCCGGCGAGCCGGGCATCCTCGTTTCCACCACGGAGGAGCCCTTCATCGCGCTGGCGGTCGCCCGCAACGGCTTCGGCGCCAGCGTCGCCGAGCGGCTGGGCCGCGCCTTCGGCGGGCCGGGCGCCGACCGCCCGCATGCCGGCTTCGGCTCCGGCAGCACGGTGGTCGGCACCGGGCCGGGGCGCTTCTTCGTGCTCTCGCGCTCGGAGGCCGACATCGCCGGCACGCTGCGCGCGGTGCTCGGCAGCGAGGCCGCCGTCACCGAGCAGGGCGACGCCTTCGTCCTCTTCGAACTGTCCGGGGCGCGCGTACCCGATCTTCTCGCCAAGGGCGCGCCGGTCGACCTCGACCCGCGCGTGTTCCAAGTCGGCGACGCCGCGACCACGCTCATCGCCCATATCGGCGCCACGCTGTGGCGCAGCGGCGCGGCGAGCTGGCGCGTACTGGTGGCGCGCAGCTATGAGGCGAGCTTCACGCGGTTTCTCATCGGCGCCGGGGCCGAGTACGGCCTGCGTCTGGAGGGGCGAGGTTGA
- a CDS encoding sarcosine oxidase subunit beta family protein has product MRYSFLSLLANGLTGQKGWTPAWRDAAPRPAYDVIVVGGGGHGLATAYYLAKVHGIANVAVIEKGYIGSGNAGRNTTIIRSNYLLPGNEPFYEWSMKLWEGLEQELNYNAMVSQRGILNLFHSDAQRDAYARRGNAMRLAGVDSELLDQRRVRAMYPFLDFDNARFPIQGGLLQRRAGTARHDAVVWGYARGADALGVNIVQNCEVTGFIREGDAIVGVETTRGAIRAGKVALAVAGNSSRVASLAGLRLPIESHVLQAFVSEGLKPMVDGVITFGAGHFYISQSDKGGLVFGGDIDGYNSYAQRGNLPVVEDVAEGGMALMPRIGRLRLLRMWGGIMDMSMDGSPIIDRTPVPGLYLNAGWCYGGFKATPASGWCFAHLLATGAPHETAGAYRLDRFRTGHLIDEKGVGAQPNLH; this is encoded by the coding sequence ATGCGCTATTCCTTCCTGAGCCTCCTCGCCAACGGGCTGACCGGCCAGAAGGGCTGGACACCGGCCTGGCGCGACGCCGCGCCCAGGCCCGCCTATGACGTGATCGTCGTCGGCGGCGGCGGGCACGGGCTGGCCACCGCCTATTACCTCGCCAAGGTCCACGGCATCGCCAATGTCGCGGTGATCGAGAAGGGCTACATCGGCTCCGGCAATGCCGGGCGGAACACCACCATCATCCGCTCCAACTACCTGCTGCCCGGCAACGAGCCGTTCTACGAATGGTCGATGAAGCTGTGGGAGGGGCTGGAGCAGGAACTGAACTACAACGCGATGGTCAGCCAGCGCGGCATCCTGAACCTGTTCCATTCCGACGCCCAGCGCGACGCCTATGCGCGGCGCGGCAACGCCATGCGGCTCGCCGGCGTCGATTCCGAACTTCTGGACCAGCGCCGGGTGCGGGCCATGTACCCGTTCCTCGACTTCGACAATGCGCGCTTCCCCATCCAGGGCGGGCTGCTCCAGCGCCGCGCCGGCACCGCCCGCCATGATGCGGTGGTGTGGGGCTATGCGCGGGGCGCCGACGCCCTCGGCGTCAACATCGTGCAGAACTGCGAGGTGACGGGGTTCATCCGCGAGGGCGACGCCATCGTCGGCGTCGAGACCACGCGGGGCGCGATCCGCGCGGGCAAGGTGGCCCTCGCCGTGGCCGGCAATTCCTCGCGCGTCGCCTCCCTCGCCGGGCTGCGCCTGCCGATCGAGAGCCACGTCTTGCAGGCCTTCGTCTCCGAGGGGCTGAAGCCGATGGTCGACGGGGTGATCACCTTCGGCGCCGGCCACTTCTACATCTCGCAGTCCGACAAGGGCGGGCTGGTCTTCGGCGGCGACATCGACGGCTACAATTCCTACGCCCAGCGCGGCAACCTGCCCGTGGTGGAGGATGTCGCCGAGGGCGGCATGGCGCTGATGCCGCGCATCGGCCGGCTGCGGCTGCTGCGCATGTGGGGCGGCATCATGGACATGTCGATGGACGGCTCGCCGATCATCGACCGCACGCCGGTGCCGGGGCTCTACCTCAATGCCGGCTGGTGCTATGGCGGCTTCAAGGCGACGCCGGCCTCGGGCTGGTGCTTCGCGCATCTTCTGGCCACGGGCGCGCCGCACGAGACCGCCGGCGCCTACCGGCTCGACCGCTTCCGCACCGGCCATCTCATCGACGAAAAGGGAGTCGGCGCCCAGCCGAACCTGCATTGA
- a CDS encoding glutamine amidotransferase family protein produces MCGIVGLFLKQPKLEPDLGALLSEMLDIMCDRGPDSAGFAVYGAGTPGFVKLTLRGPAGADFAALGAAIGHRVTPRDTHAVLSVPAAEEIAVRAALARLAPEVRVVGAGNRMELYKEVGLPADVARRFKLEAMSGTHAIGHTRMATESAVTTDGAHPFSTGPDQCLVHNGSLSNHAGVRRLLAREGLEVKTENDSEVAAAYLTYRMRGGDTLGEALEHSLDDLDGFYTFVVGTETGFGVLRDPIACKPAVMAETDDYVAFASEYRALAGLPDIETARVFEPEPAKVYFWDRAA; encoded by the coding sequence ATGTGCGGCATTGTCGGCCTGTTTCTGAAGCAGCCGAAGCTGGAGCCCGACCTCGGCGCCCTGCTCTCGGAAATGCTCGACATCATGTGCGATCGCGGGCCGGACTCGGCCGGCTTCGCCGTCTATGGCGCCGGCACGCCCGGCTTCGTGAAGCTCACCCTGCGCGGACCGGCCGGCGCCGATTTCGCCGCGCTTGGCGCCGCCATCGGCCATCGCGTCACCCCGCGCGACACCCATGCGGTGCTGAGCGTGCCGGCGGCCGAGGAAATCGCCGTGCGCGCGGCGCTCGCCCGCCTCGCCCCTGAGGTTCGCGTGGTCGGCGCGGGCAACCGCATGGAGCTTTACAAGGAGGTCGGCCTGCCCGCCGATGTCGCCCGGCGATTCAAGCTGGAGGCGATGAGCGGCACCCACGCCATCGGCCATACCCGCATGGCGACCGAGAGCGCGGTGACGACGGATGGCGCCCACCCCTTCTCCACCGGCCCCGACCAGTGCCTCGTGCACAACGGCTCGCTGTCCAACCATGCCGGCGTGCGCCGCCTGCTGGCCCGCGAGGGGCTGGAGGTGAAGACCGAGAACGACAGCGAGGTGGCCGCCGCCTACCTCACCTACCGCATGCGCGGCGGCGATACGTTGGGCGAGGCGCTGGAGCATTCGCTCGACGACCTCGACGGCTTCTACACCTTCGTCGTCGGCACCGAGACCGGCTTCGGCGTGCTGCGCGACCCCATCGCCTGCAAGCCCGCCGTCATGGCCGAGACCGACGACTATGTCGCTTTCGCCTCCGAATACCGCGCGCTTGCCGGCCTGCCTGATATCGAGACCGCGCGCGTCTTCGAGCCGGAGCCGGCCAAGGTTTACTTCTGGGATCGCGCCGCATGA
- a CDS encoding sarcosine oxidase subunit delta, translating into MRIPCPYCGERDAHEFAYLGDATLTRPDPAAPDAEQAFHDYVYLRDNPAGTHREWWYHANGCRQWLRVTRDTRTHAIASAEPARRDSAQVGMPGAAP; encoded by the coding sequence ATGCGTATCCCCTGCCCCTATTGCGGCGAGCGCGACGCCCATGAGTTCGCCTATCTCGGCGACGCCACGCTGACGCGCCCCGACCCGGCGGCGCCGGACGCAGAGCAGGCGTTCCACGATTACGTCTATCTCCGCGACAACCCGGCCGGGACGCATCGGGAGTGGTGGTATCACGCCAATGGCTGCCGCCAGTGGCTGCGCGTGACGCGCGACACCCGCACCCATGCCATCGCCTCCGCCGAGCCGGCGCGCCGAGACAGCGCGCAGGTGGGCATGCCGGGAGCCGCGCCATGA
- the purU gene encoding formyltetrahydrofolate deformylase, with amino-acid sequence MTDSTEACVLTLSCPDRPGIVAAVASFLFERGGNILEAQQFDDTGSGRFFMRVMFDRAPGSGPLEVLKADFAEVAARFALDWRMRPRGRKAKVMLLVSKFDHCLADLLYRWRIGEIPMEIAAIAANYPRATYAHLDFADIPFHYLPVTKATKMEQETQLWELFQSSGAEVAVLARYMQVLSDGLSAKLSGRCINIHHSFLPGFKGAKPYHQAHERGVKLIGATAHYVTSDLDEGPIIEQDVERISHQDTAEDLVRKGRDIERRVLARALAWHLDDRVLLNGHRTVVFRD; translated from the coding sequence ATGACCGACAGCACCGAAGCCTGCGTCCTGACCCTCTCCTGCCCCGACCGGCCCGGCATCGTCGCCGCGGTGGCCAGCTTCCTGTTCGAGCGCGGCGGCAACATCCTCGAGGCGCAGCAGTTCGACGACACCGGCAGCGGCCGGTTCTTCATGCGGGTGATGTTCGACCGCGCGCCCGGCTCCGGCCCGCTGGAGGTGCTGAAGGCCGACTTCGCCGAGGTGGCGGCCCGCTTCGCGCTCGACTGGCGCATGCGCCCGCGCGGCCGCAAGGCGAAGGTCATGCTGCTGGTCTCCAAGTTCGACCATTGCCTCGCCGACCTGCTCTATCGCTGGCGCATCGGCGAGATCCCGATGGAGATCGCCGCCATCGCCGCCAACTACCCGCGCGCGACCTATGCCCATCTCGATTTCGCGGACATCCCCTTCCACTATCTGCCGGTGACCAAGGCGACCAAGATGGAGCAGGAGACCCAGCTCTGGGAACTGTTCCAGTCGTCCGGGGCCGAGGTCGCGGTGCTCGCCCGCTACATGCAGGTGCTTTCGGACGGGCTGTCGGCCAAGCTCTCGGGGCGGTGCATCAACATTCACCACTCCTTCCTGCCCGGCTTCAAGGGCGCCAAGCCCTATCACCAGGCGCATGAGCGCGGGGTGAAGCTGATCGGCGCCACCGCCCATTACGTCACCTCCGACCTCGACGAGGGGCCGATCATCGAGCAGGACGTCGAGCGCATCAGCCACCAGGACACCGCCGAGGATCTCGTGCGCAAGGGCCGCGACATCGAGCGCCGCGTGCTCGCCCGGGCGCTTGCCTGGCATCTCGACGACCGCGTGCTGCTGAACGGGCACCGCACCGTCGTCTTCCGCGACTGA
- a CDS encoding sarcosine oxidase subunit alpha family protein has product MSRRNRNRLEAGGLVDRARPLDFGFDGHRYHGYAGDTLASALLANGVRLVGRSFKYHRPRGIFSAGTEEPNALVELRRDARREPNSRATVTELYDGLEATSQNRWPSLGLDLLSLNRFLSPFLGAGFYYKTFMWPAAFWEKLYEPVIRRAAGLGRAAAEADPDHYEKATAFCDVLVIGAGPAGLMAALAAGRTGARVILADEDFLPGGRLNGAPAEVHGQPAAAFAAHVAAELTSLPNVRVMTRTTVFGVYDGGTYGALERVADHLTVPAPFQPRQRLWRIVARRAVLAAGATERPIVFGGNDRPGVMLAGAVGTYVHRHAVLPGRHIALFANNDAAWHGLLAAGAAGANVETIVDTRADVAPTLVDAARARGVRVFTDARVIATQGRTLRTIDVLGPGGRERIAADTLAVSGGWSPALHLTCHHGGKPAWNEAIAAFVPGTAPPGMSVAGAANGAFGLGAALREGAAKGAEAAGALGFPVPPLDVPEVEDAPFALTPFWHVRESRGAAFVDLQNDVTAKDVGIAHAEGFRSVEHLKRYTTLGMATDQGRTSNVTGLAIMASLTGASIPETGTTIFRPPYTPVALGALAGHHRARDFRPLRLTPTHEWARAQGAVFVETGAWLRAQYFPRKGERDWLETVSREVKAVRASVGMIDVSTFGKIDLQGPDVGTLLDRVYINGFAALPVGKARYGVMLREDGHVMDDGTTARLGPEHYVMTTTTANAARVYQHLEFCLQVLWPELDVCLASISEQWSQIAIAGPRSREVLARIVDDGVDVSNETLPFMGAVEARVMGGVGARLFRLSFSGELGYEIAVPARHGAALAQALMKAGEEFAITPYGTEALGVMRIEKGHVSGNELSGQTTARDLGLGRMASTRKDYIGRVMAGRPGLTDPARPGLVGFRPVDRTSRLRAGAHFLGVGARPETANDEGYMTSVAYSPHLAHWIGLGLLTRGPERIGERVRAYDPVRGEDIEVEICAPGFIDPEGERLRG; this is encoded by the coding sequence ATGAGCCGCCGCAACCGCAACCGGCTGGAAGCCGGCGGGCTGGTCGACCGCGCGCGGCCGCTCGACTTCGGCTTCGACGGCCATCGCTATCACGGCTATGCCGGCGACACGCTGGCCTCGGCGCTGCTGGCGAACGGGGTGCGCCTCGTCGGGCGCTCCTTCAAATATCACCGCCCGCGCGGCATCTTCTCGGCCGGGACCGAGGAGCCGAACGCGCTGGTCGAGCTGCGCCGCGACGCCCGGCGCGAGCCCAACAGCCGCGCCACCGTGACCGAGCTGTATGACGGGCTGGAAGCCACCAGCCAGAACCGCTGGCCCTCGCTCGGGCTCGACCTGCTGAGCCTCAACCGTTTCCTGTCGCCCTTCCTCGGCGCCGGCTTCTACTACAAGACCTTCATGTGGCCGGCTGCCTTCTGGGAGAAGCTGTACGAGCCGGTCATCCGCCGCGCCGCCGGCCTCGGGCGCGCCGCCGCCGAGGCCGACCCCGACCATTACGAGAAGGCCACCGCCTTCTGCGACGTGCTGGTGATCGGCGCCGGCCCGGCCGGGCTGATGGCGGCGCTGGCGGCCGGGCGCACCGGCGCGCGGGTGATCCTCGCCGACGAGGACTTTCTGCCCGGCGGACGGCTCAACGGGGCGCCCGCCGAGGTGCACGGCCAGCCGGCCGCCGCCTTCGCCGCCCATGTCGCGGCCGAACTGACGAGCCTGCCCAATGTGCGGGTCATGACCCGCACCACCGTGTTCGGCGTCTATGACGGCGGCACCTATGGCGCGCTGGAGCGCGTCGCCGACCATCTCACCGTTCCCGCGCCGTTCCAGCCGCGCCAACGCCTGTGGCGGATCGTGGCGCGGCGCGCCGTGCTGGCGGCCGGCGCCACCGAGCGGCCCATCGTGTTCGGCGGCAATGACCGGCCCGGCGTGATGCTGGCCGGCGCGGTCGGCACCTATGTGCACCGCCATGCCGTGCTGCCGGGCCGGCATATCGCCCTGTTCGCCAACAACGACGCGGCGTGGCACGGCCTGCTGGCGGCGGGTGCGGCCGGTGCCAATGTCGAGACCATCGTCGACACGCGCGCCGACGTAGCGCCGACGCTGGTGGACGCGGCCCGCGCGCGGGGCGTCCGGGTCTTCACCGACGCCCGGGTGATCGCCACGCAGGGGCGCACGCTGCGCACCATCGACGTGCTCGGCCCCGGCGGGCGCGAGCGCATCGCCGCCGACACGCTGGCGGTTTCCGGCGGCTGGTCGCCGGCCCTGCACCTCACCTGCCATCATGGCGGCAAGCCGGCGTGGAACGAGGCCATCGCCGCCTTCGTGCCGGGCACCGCGCCGCCGGGAATGAGCGTGGCGGGCGCCGCCAACGGCGCGTTCGGGCTCGGCGCCGCCCTGCGCGAAGGCGCCGCGAAGGGGGCCGAGGCGGCCGGGGCGCTCGGCTTCCCGGTGCCGCCGCTCGACGTGCCGGAGGTCGAGGACGCGCCCTTCGCGCTGACCCCGTTCTGGCATGTGAGAGAATCGCGCGGCGCCGCCTTCGTGGATCTCCAGAACGACGTCACCGCCAAGGATGTCGGCATCGCCCATGCCGAGGGCTTCCGCTCGGTCGAGCATCTCAAGCGCTACACGACGCTCGGCATGGCCACCGACCAGGGCCGCACCTCCAACGTCACCGGCCTCGCCATCATGGCGAGCCTCACCGGCGCCTCGATCCCGGAGACGGGGACGACGATCTTCCGCCCGCCCTACACGCCGGTGGCGCTAGGGGCGCTGGCCGGCCACCATCGGGCCAGGGATTTCCGCCCTCTGCGGCTCACCCCCACCCATGAATGGGCGCGGGCGCAGGGCGCGGTGTTCGTCGAGACCGGAGCGTGGCTGCGCGCGCAGTATTTCCCCCGCAAGGGCGAGCGCGACTGGCTGGAGACGGTCTCGCGCGAGGTGAAGGCGGTGCGCGCCTCGGTCGGGATGATCGACGTCTCCACCTTCGGCAAGATCGACCTTCAGGGGCCGGACGTCGGCACTCTGCTCGACCGCGTGTACATCAACGGCTTCGCGGCGCTCCCCGTCGGCAAGGCGCGCTACGGCGTGATGTTGCGCGAGGACGGCCATGTGATGGACGACGGCACCACCGCCCGCCTTGGCCCTGAGCATTACGTGATGACGACCACCACGGCGAACGCGGCACGAGTCTACCAGCATCTCGAATTCTGCCTTCAGGTGCTGTGGCCGGAGCTTGACGTGTGCCTCGCCTCGATTTCCGAGCAATGGTCGCAGATCGCCATTGCCGGGCCGCGCTCGCGGGAAGTGCTCGCGCGAATCGTCGACGACGGCGTCGACGTGTCGAATGAGACCCTGCCCTTCATGGGCGCCGTCGAGGCGCGGGTGATGGGCGGCGTGGGCGCGCGGCTGTTCCGCCTCTCCTTCTCCGGCGAACTCGGCTACGAGATCGCGGTGCCGGCCCGCCATGGCGCGGCGCTGGCGCAGGCGCTGATGAAGGCGGGCGAGGAATTCGCCATCACCCCCTACGGCACCGAGGCGCTCGGCGTGATGCGCATCGAGAAGGGCCATGTGTCGGGCAACGAACTGTCCGGCCAGACCACGGCGCGCGACCTCGGCCTCGGCCGCATGGCCTCGACCCGGAAGGACTATATCGGCCGCGTCATGGCCGGCCGTCCCGGCCTCACCGACCCGGCGCGGCCGGGCCTCGTCGGGTTCCGGCCGGTCGACCGCACCAGCCGCCTGCGGGCGGGCGCGCATTTCCTCGGCGTCGGCGCGCGGCCGGAGACGGCCAATGACGAGGGCTACATGACCTCGGTCGCCTATTCCCCGCATCTGGCACACTGGATCGGCCTCGGCCTGCTCACGCGCGGGCCCGAGCGCATCGGCGAGAGGGTGCGCGCCTATGACCCGGTGCGCGGCGAGGATATCGAGGTAGAAATCTGCGCGCCCGGCTTCATCGACCCGGAAGGGGAGCGCCTTCGTGGCTGA
- the sthA gene encoding Si-specific NAD(P)(+) transhydrogenase, translating into MYDYDMIVIGSGPSGRRAAVQSAKIGKSVLVIEKGRRVGGVSVHTGTIPSKTLRETVLNLSGWRERGFYGRSYRVKQDIGAADLMARLHKTLDHEVDVLEHQFARNGVKTARGEARFLDAHTIEITGEAGEVEKVSGAHVLIAVGTRPFRPDYVPFNGMSVFDSDEIVDLPKLPRSLAVIGAGVIGVEYASIFSALDVAVTLIEPRNSFLDFIDRELIEEFTHELRDRNVGLRFGSKVTAITLGPDERPSCKLADGRVVTADMLLFAAGRVGATDRLNLEAAGLAVDHRGRLGVDPKTLQTAVPHIYAAGDVIGFPSLASTSMEQGRLAACHAFGLEPPPPPEFFPYGIYAVPEISTVGMSEEEVRKREIPYECGIARFRETSRGHIMGLNNGMMKMIFSVKTRRLLGVHIVGEGATELIHIGQAVLNLKGTIDYFIENTFNYPTLAEAYKIAGLDAWNRMSRG; encoded by the coding sequence ATGTACGATTACGACATGATTGTCATCGGCAGCGGCCCTTCCGGCCGCCGCGCCGCCGTCCAGTCCGCCAAGATCGGCAAGTCGGTGCTGGTGATCGAGAAGGGCCGCCGCGTCGGTGGCGTCTCGGTGCACACCGGCACCATTCCCTCCAAGACGCTGCGCGAGACCGTGCTGAACCTCTCCGGCTGGCGCGAGCGCGGTTTCTACGGGCGCTCCTACCGGGTCAAGCAGGACATCGGCGCCGCCGACCTGATGGCGCGCCTGCACAAGACGCTCGACCACGAGGTCGACGTGCTGGAGCACCAGTTCGCCCGCAACGGGGTGAAGACCGCGCGCGGCGAGGCGCGCTTCCTCGACGCGCACACAATCGAGATCACCGGCGAGGCCGGCGAGGTCGAGAAGGTCTCCGGTGCCCATGTGCTGATCGCGGTCGGCACGCGCCCGTTCCGCCCCGACTACGTGCCCTTCAACGGCATGAGCGTGTTCGACAGCGATGAGATCGTCGACCTGCCGAAGCTGCCGCGCAGCCTCGCGGTGATCGGCGCCGGCGTCATCGGCGTCGAATACGCCTCGATCTTCTCCGCCCTCGACGTCGCGGTGACGCTGATCGAGCCGCGCAACAGCTTCCTCGACTTCATCGACCGGGAGCTGATCGAGGAGTTCACCCACGAGCTGCGCGACCGCAATGTGGGCCTGCGCTTCGGCTCCAAGGTGACGGCGATCACGCTCGGGCCCGATGAGCGGCCGAGCTGCAAGCTGGCGGACGGGCGCGTCGTCACCGCCGACATGCTGCTCTTCGCGGCCGGGCGCGTCGGCGCCACCGACCGGCTGAACCTGGAAGCCGCCGGGCTGGCGGTCGACCATCGCGGCCGGCTCGGCGTCGACCCCAAGACGCTTCAGACCGCGGTGCCGCACATCTACGCCGCCGGTGACGTGATCGGCTTCCCCAGCCTTGCCTCCACCTCGATGGAGCAGGGGCGCCTTGCCGCCTGCCACGCCTTCGGGCTGGAGCCGCCGCCCCCGCCGGAGTTCTTCCCCTATGGCATCTACGCGGTGCCGGAAATCTCCACCGTCGGCATGAGCGAGGAGGAGGTGCGCAAGCGCGAGATTCCCTATGAATGCGGCATCGCCCGCTTCCGCGAGACCTCGCGCGGCCACATCATGGGGCTGAACAACGGGATGATGAAGATGATCTTCTCGGTGAAGACCCGCCGCCTGCTCGGCGTCCACATCGTCGGCGAGGGCGCCACCGAGTTGATTCATATCGGCCAAGCGGTGCTGAACCTGAAGGGCACGATCGACTATTTCATCGAGAACACGTTCAACTACCCGACGCTGGCCGAAGCCTACAAGATCGCCGGCCTCGACGCCTGGAACCGCATGTCGCGGGGGTGA
- a CDS encoding XRE family transcriptional regulator, whose amino-acid sequence MDVEGETSVKDSPHSRRTGTDAATDAIGNQAPETAAELATGSGAPQPRERTLEQALGQQVRALRRDLDLTVSDLASAAGIAVGTLSKIENGLISPSLATLQAISTVLNVPISSLFTSFEEKRDCSYVQAGGGVRIERRGTKVGHQYELLGHALGGEVAVEPYLITLSEEAVPYSGFRHAGVEFIHMLTGEVVYRHGERTYHLKPGDSLLFDSAASHGPEELLVRPMTYLSIIIYPREAG is encoded by the coding sequence ATGGACGTCGAGGGAGAGACGAGCGTGAAGGACAGCCCGCACAGCCGCCGCACCGGGACGGATGCCGCGACGGATGCCATCGGGAATCAGGCGCCCGAGACAGCCGCCGAACTCGCGACCGGCTCGGGTGCCCCGCAGCCGCGCGAGCGCACGCTGGAACAGGCGCTCGGCCAGCAGGTGCGCGCGCTGCGCCGCGACCTCGATCTCACCGTCTCCGACCTCGCCAGCGCGGCGGGCATCGCGGTGGGCACGTTGTCGAAGATCGAGAACGGGCTGATCTCGCCCTCGCTGGCGACGCTGCAGGCGATCTCGACCGTGCTCAACGTGCCGATCTCCTCGCTGTTCACCAGCTTCGAGGAAAAGCGTGACTGCTCCTATGTGCAGGCCGGCGGGGGCGTGCGCATCGAGCGGCGCGGCACCAAGGTCGGCCACCAGTACGAGTTGCTGGGGCACGCGCTCGGCGGCGAGGTGGCGGTCGAGCCCTATCTGATCACGCTGAGCGAGGAAGCGGTGCCCTATAGCGGCTTCCGCCATGCCGGGGTGGAGTTCATCCACATGCTCACCGGCGAGGTGGTCTACCGCCATGGCGAGCGCACCTATCACCTCAAGCCGGGGGATTCGCTGCTGTTCGATTCCGCCGCCAGCCACGGGCCGGAGGAGTTGCTGGTGCGGCCGATGACCTATCTGTCGATCATCATCTATCCGCGCGAGGCGGGATGA
- the folD gene encoding bifunctional methylenetetrahydrofolate dehydrogenase/methenyltetrahydrofolate cyclohydrolase FolD, which produces MVETRLIDGKAFAEAMRARLKDEVAAFVSETGMTPGLAVVLVGEDPASSVYVRNKGRQTVEAGMASLEHKLPADTPQDEVLALVRALNADSSVHGILVQLPLPAHIDAQAVLATIDPAKDVDGFHVVNAGRLAVGLDALVPCTPLGCVMLLKDALGSLAGLEAVVVGRSNIVGKPLAQLLLREDATVTIAHSRTRDLPGVCRRADILIGAVGRPEMIRGDWIKPGATVIDVGINRVAGADGKGRLVGDVAFEEAQGIAGAITPVPGGVGPMTIACLLANTLTAARRQVGA; this is translated from the coding sequence ATGGTCGAGACCCGCCTGATCGACGGCAAGGCGTTCGCCGAGGCGATGCGCGCCCGCCTCAAGGACGAGGTGGCCGCCTTCGTGAGCGAGACCGGCATGACGCCGGGGCTGGCGGTAGTGCTGGTGGGCGAGGATCCCGCCAGTTCGGTCTATGTCCGCAACAAGGGCAGGCAGACGGTCGAGGCCGGCATGGCCTCGCTGGAGCACAAGCTGCCAGCCGACACGCCGCAGGACGAGGTGCTGGCGCTGGTGCGCGCGCTGAACGCGGATTCGAGCGTGCACGGCATCCTCGTGCAGTTGCCCCTGCCCGCTCACATCGACGCGCAGGCGGTGCTCGCCACCATCGACCCGGCCAAGGATGTCGACGGCTTCCATGTGGTGAATGCCGGCCGGCTCGCGGTGGGGCTGGACGCGCTGGTGCCGTGCACGCCGCTCGGCTGCGTGATGCTGCTGAAGGACGCGCTCGGCTCGCTCGCCGGGCTGGAGGCGGTGGTGGTCGGGCGCTCCAACATCGTCGGCAAGCCGCTGGCGCAGCTTCTGCTGCGCGAGGACGCCACCGTCACCATCGCCCATTCGCGCACGCGCGACCTGCCCGGCGTGTGCCGGCGCGCCGATATCCTCATCGGCGCGGTCGGCCGGCCGGAGATGATCCGCGGCGACTGGATCAAGCCGGGCGCCACCGTCATCGACGTCGGCATCAACCGTGTGGCGGGCGCCGACGGCAAGGGCCGGCTGGTCGGCGACGTGGCGTTCGAGGAGGCGCAGGGCATCGCCGGCGCCATCACCCCGGTGCCCGGCGGCGTCGGCCCGATGACCATCGCCTGCCTGCTGGCGAACACGCTGACGGCGGCGCGGCGGCAGGTGGGGGCCTAA